The nucleotide window CAACCTTCATCTCCCCAGCAAGAGCTTCTCGAGATGCCCGCCGCGGTGATGCGCTGCCCCCTCCTCCTCGGGCGGCACCCAGCGGCCGCCCTCCGAcactccttctcctcctcccgcACGCGTCGTGTGCGCAGAGCCGCGGGGGGTGGGAGCCAGGGGCGGCCACCGGCGTATGGTGGGCTGCTGCTCGACGCCGGTGGCACGCTGCTGCAGTTGGCGCAGCCAGTTGCCGAGACGTACGCCACCCTCGGCCGTCCATATGGTTCGGACATCCCCCAGAAATACCGGCTTTGTTTCCGCGCGTGTCTCGCTCGGCCATTTCATTGGACACATGGTGTGCGCTAAGGACCTGTGCTGTTCGTCGTTCTTCTCCAGGTGTGATGAAGTCCGAAAAGTACATCATGGAGGGATTCAAGCGGGCTTTCTCGGCGCCATGGCCCAAGACACTCAGGTACCAGGTAACCCCCGTGGGCGGAATATAATTGCATCACAAAATAGCAATGTTAcatatatactccctctgtaaactaatataagatcTTGTAGATCACTACTTCAGTGATCTAAAAGATTTTATAtaagtttacagagggagtactagaCTGCGGAACTGTGGCATGATTGTTGTTGAGGGGATGATATGCTGGACTGGCTTGTCATGTCAGGGTGATGGGCGACCGTTCTGGAAGATTGTTGTGGCGGAAGCAACTGACTGCACAAACAATAATTATTTCGAAGAAGTATATCAGGTATCTCAAGACTGATATTGTTTCCTCTGAATTCCGCTGCTTGTATAATGTAGCTAACAATGAATTGTTCTTATCTGTTAGTACTATGCACATGGAGATGCATGGCGTCTGCCTGATGGAGCTTACAGAACACTGCGTGATTTAAAAGATGCTGGAGGTCATACAGCTCATGTATCTTCTTCTTTTTCGTTTTATGATATTCATTAGTTTGCTTCAAGTTGATTTTTAAATCCCCATTGAGACTCTTGTATGACCCTAATTAATCTGTACAGATGGCTCATGTTAATAATAATGTCTTGATTTCAGTTAAGCTAGCCGTTGTATCTAACTTCGACACACGGCTAAGGAAGTTGCTCAAGGATCTCAACGTCTCAGATATGTAAGTCCTCACCACTACTGTCGAAATACCTCGATCTTGGTTCATTGTGATTGGTTTTGTTTTCCTGTGAGTAATGGCCATGCACTAAATGATCTTGAGCTGTCCAGGTTTGATGCCATCGTGGTATCATCGGAGGTTGGATATGAGAAACCTGCTCCAGAGATCTTCAAAATAGCATTAGGTATTGCAGAGTTTAATTCGTTCAAGCTAAGTTTTATATACTTGTTTGAAGTGTAACAATAGTAAGCGTGATTCTGGACACACCTTTGTTCTGAAGCGTAATTACTTTGAGCGACACCCACAACAAGAAGCTTCAGCACATAATTTGCTTCTTAGGACTAAATTATGCACTAACTAGTTCTCCTATTCCTGTGTGGCAGAACAAATTGGCGTGGAAGCCAGAAATGCAGTACACGTAGGAGATGATGAAACTGCAGACAAGGCGGGTGCTAACGCTATTGGACTCGAGTGCTGGTATGCAATTTTTAGTTTCTTCCCCATGCAGACATAATGTTTCAATAGGATCGGGTATTATTAATTTATCGGGACAAAAAGAAAAGGATAAAAAAATTACTGATGTCGACCATTTTTAGGCTGTGGGGAGAAGATGTGAAGGAATTTTCTGAGATACAACACCGGATCGTAGCAAAACGCTCATGATGAGCGAGCACAGGGCATCGTCTCTGTTTGCCTGATTCGTTCATTTGATTGCTAAGGGGCCCTAATAACAGTTGCGATTTTGCCAAGTAAATCTGTTTCTCCACACGGTCTGTTGACGTCCTTGTAATAAGCGCCGAGAAGAATGGTACTACTCGTGGTACATGTGCAAATACTTCTCGGCTTTCGGCCCTAATGATCATCTTCATCGCCGACTTGGTGTGTGGTCGCGCATATATTAGACTAATTTGGACGCATTGATGCACTAACTTTTTCGTTTTCACCAAGTATTTTTTTCCGCAAAGttgatgtatgtatgtatgtatacgTGTAGTGTTGTCAAGATTGATCAAGTATATAAGTGTGGTCGCGCATATATTAGACTAATTTGGACGCATTGATGCACTAACTTTTTCGTTTTCACCAAGTATTTTTTTCCGCAAAGttgatgtatgtatgtatgtatacgTGTAGTGTTGTCAAGATTGATCAAGTATATAAGTGTGGTCGCGCATATATTAGACTAATTTGGACGCATTGATGCACTAACTTTTTCGTTTTCACCAAGTATTTTTTTCCGCAAAGttgatgtatgtatgtatgtatacgTGTAGTGTTGTCAAGATTGATCAAGTATATAAGTGTGGTCGCGCATATATTAGACTAATTTGGACGCATTGATGCACTAACTTTTTCGTTTTCACCAAGTATTTTTTTCCGCAAAGttgatgtatgtatgtatgtatacgTGTAGTGTTGTCAAGATTGATCAAGTATATAACAACCGACACATGGCATCGTCAGCCACAAATGTTTTGCTGGCTGAGATGAAACCATGTGTCATCCATTACAAGATCACAAGACAAGAGGAGAAGACTCAAGGCAAAAACTTAAGGTCTACGGGTGCTGTATTGTCGCGGCGCGCTGAATTGCTAGAACACCCGGATTTTAGGCACTACATTTGGTTTCCATTGAGAATTCCAAAATCCTCCGCAATCGCCATCTGAGCTCCCGGGTGACCTGACATCAGCAGAAATATTTTGCACCATCATTCTATACGCAGAACAAACAAAATACAGGCCAGATGTACATCATCACGGCCATCCCTGACGTGGCTGTTTTGTGCACGATATAGCATCGGCATCAATCGAGAAGTAGACGTCCCGGGCTTTGTCTTCCAACGAAAGCGTCGTATTCTCATCAAGAAGCTCCAACACATGCGTAAGATCATCCAAAGATCAAGTAACAAAATTACCGTATGTCCCGAAGGAGATTCTTTGGTGAAGTAATTTTCCACAAGTGAACTGGTGGATCTTTTTGTTTCCTCTCCCGAAGCATAACATGCCACTATAGCATGCAACACTCTCACAGTAAACCTAGAGCACATTCATGATAAAAATCTATAAGCGAGAAAATAACTGCACGCCGTGAATTTGGAGTTTGCTAACCACATCTATCATGCGGTAATAACCGCACTCTTTATATGAGCACATAAATCATATCGAGAATACGAGACTTATTGAGAACATGAAGTAGATTGCAATGACATCAATTCTTAGCCTGAACATATGTTTACAAGCTGAAGCAACCAAAGACATCATGATTTGGACAAATCTCAACTGAACCACGGTCTCCATCTCCTTTGTGCATTTGAATGAAGATGCCACCATTGCAACCGGATGGAGACTTGCAAAATGCCTTTGTTTCAAGTACGTCATTTTTCGTCATATAAGTTAGTACATAAACAAGAGTGGGGCAAAGAGAATGAGAGGCGCAATAGAAAATTCTCTCGTCAAACGAGTTTGAATCCTTACAAgtaaggttgtcagaatcgcgattctatTGTATaattctacgactttacgataCAAACTAACCACTCTAATTCTACAATTTTGGTTAGTAGAATCTTTTACGATTCTGATAGTTAAGATTCCACGATATGCGATCCTACCATCGGAGCTCCGATTTAATTCAGGATCACGATCTTGACAACCTTTACAAGGCTTTCTTGCCACAGTTAGCTGCTTAAGTTTACTGAAGCAATTGTACCTAACATGTTAAAACTTGCTTACTTTTCAACAATTTGATCCTCTTATATGTGCTATTGTTGCTCCATTTACTTTGAATATTAACAAAAGCGCTATAAGGAAGTCAAAACACGAAAATCCTTTTCTGAGCCCGGGCTCATCTGCACATGTGTtgaataaaaaaaatcaaaacaaatactagacaaattcaaaaaaatccaaTTTTTTTCCATGGTAGACAATTTGATGCGTGAGGTCCACCCCTATTTTCAAATCATTTGAGAAAATTAGCAACTctcggcaaaaaagacaaattcggGGTCTATAAAACAATTTACTGTTCATATACTGTTTTGACCCGATTTGTCTTTTTGCTGAGAGCTACTCAGATGTCTCAATGAGCTAAAATTTGGAGCGAACCTCACGCAATAAATTGTCTACCATAAGGAAAAAATTGAAATTTTTAAAAAATTTCTAgtattttttatgaatttttttcTGATCAGGTGCAGACGAGCAGTCGAGCACGGGCACGGAATCGCTGCACTCGTCAAAACAATAGTACTTTGCACTAAAATGGAGCCGTGGTAATTTTGGCTACTGTTGGCTACGAGCCAATTGAGTCAGAGCAAGTCGAAGCCTAGCTGAAAAGGGCCAAGAATTTCGGACCATTCAACGGCCGGTCATGTACGAGTCAGCTCGTTGGTGAGTGGTCCAAAGCCCAGCTCGGTCTGAAATTGGGCCAAGCAGCCTCGTGTCCATTGTGACTCTTTGTAAACATCTCGTATTCCCGTGTGTTCCAACTTTTTCTATTTGCATATATCTTATCATAAATATCACTACCAAGATATATTTGTATACCACACATATTAAGATATTTATTAACGTAGTTAACGACACACATACATATACATTATATTAATCAAGTAGACATTATTTTTTGTCATTACTCATTTAATCATATTTAGGTGGAATTGAATTAAATATGTTTTGAGGTGTATTTTATTGAGAAATATAACTTTTATTACAAAATATGATTTAAATTTAGCATAACAATTAGGCATGATTGTAAGTTGGAAAATGACATATAAACAAGTATGCAAATTTAGTATAAACATCATTATTTATTTTGACATGAATATAGATTGTCTCTAGGTATTCGGGGCCCTTACACGAGTACAAAATGACCCTAAATTCCAAGTTAGAATAAGCAATTCGTTgagtgaataagatagggcatttGCTTCTAACTCCTCCACTAGAGAGCTACATTGACTTTGGTCTACATCTAACTCAGAATGAATGTTAGCACCACATCCTGAATACGAATCTGTAGGTGGTGAGCATGcggatttcattgcatacaactTGGGTCTCAATCACTTAATGCCAAGTTTAATAGTATGACATTGTTCTGCATTATTCTTCTCATGCGTGAAATGCTCATAATTATtatgataatgttcaatatctgaggtttatgaaaacataaaaaatagtgagattatctttctaatgtgctacctcttgagcactgcgttggttttcccttgaaaaagaaagggtgatgcagcaaaacagcgtaagtatttccctcagtttttgagaaccaaggtatcaatctagtaggagaccacgcgtgagtcacctcgtacctacacaaacaaataataacctcgtaaccaatgcgataaaggggttgtcaatcccttcacggccacttgcaagagtgagatctgatagagactGCACACTGTGAATTTGGAGTTTCCTACCCACATCTGCCATTCGGTAATAACTACACACTATATGAACACAAAAAATATTTTGAAATACGATACTTATTGAGAACAAGGAAAGATAGATTGCAATGACATCAATTCTTAACGTGAAGATATGTTTATGAGTTGAAGCAACTGAAGACATCATGATTTGTACAACCTCAATTGGACAAGGACCTTCATCTCCTTTGTGCATTTGAATGAAGATGCCACCATTGCAACCACGGATCGAGGCTTGCAACTAGCATATAACCTAGTAGTACTCCCTCATTTCCGGTTTATTTGGCTCATCTCATTTTCTTGGTTTTTTCATATTATAAGTCTTATTTTCACTTCTTTCCACCACATGTTCAcatttcaaggtgcattaaattgATGCATGCAAGGATTAAaagaaactaaccaatgcatgtaacCATTCCTACTCATTTAGTGGTCATCCATGCATACACTGTAATTAATGCGCATTAAAGTTTGAGTAAGTTTTTAAACTACAAGATACATTCCTCCACTCACCTTATATCTTGGTTGATGAGATTTCATAtttaagccctataaaccggaaaggagggattACCTCATAAGATTACAAGTTTCAAACACAATTATATTATAAGCCATAATTTAGGAGCCATACGACTTACATGGAAAGTCTCAACAAGTCCTATTCAACTCTCATCTAGAAAATAATGTATCTTGTCATTTAAACAATAAATCAAAACATCCAACAcatcatatcattgtagtgcaaTAAAATTTCTGTGAAATTCATCCTGAACCAAAACATGTCGTCAAAAGATGAAAATTTCTCAAGTGCAAAAAAAAGAACCATGACAAAAAGATGCATGAGTCATGCCACAACATCCACAAAATCTGCAGTTAACAGCAAAGCCCTGCTATAACAT belongs to Triticum urartu cultivar G1812 chromosome 7, Tu2.1, whole genome shotgun sequence and includes:
- the LOC125523277 gene encoding haloacid dehalogenase-like hydrolase domain-containing protein 3; this encodes MPAAVMRCPLLLGRHPAAALRHSFSSSRTRRVRRAAGGGSQGRPPAYGGLLLDAGGTLLQLAQPVAETYATLGRPYGVMKSEKYIMEGFKRAFSAPWPKTLRYQGDGRPFWKIVVAEATDCTNNNYFEEVYQYYAHGDAWRLPDGAYRTLRDLKDAGVKLAVVSNFDTRLRKLLKDLNVSDMFDAIVVSSEVGYEKPAPEIFKIALEQIGVEARNAVHVGDDETADKAGANAIGLECWLWGEDVKEFSEIQHRIVAKRS